A window of the Tunturibacter empetritectus genome harbors these coding sequences:
- the hisC gene encoding histidinol-phosphate transaminase codes for MSLATDMVTDKNIVQPRKAVLEMPEYHPPLAGRDALRLDFNENTFAPSPRVMETLLALTAEGLTKYPEREPVERIVATHFGLKTEEVLLTNGVDEAIHLMCVAFLEADDEALIATPTFFMYDVSIKMMTPHLRKVQADATMEFPFQRFISAITEKTKLIIVASPNNPTGAAVSRGNLLAIAAAAPQAVVMVDEAYYHFHGESTMEDLVTVPNLIVARTFSKAYGLANLRVGMLAGNAELLKSVRKVSSPYNVNGVALACLPAAIADEGYLSWYAEQVRAGRERMMEGLRELGVPFFPSHANFVLMNIGPRHAVLVDAMRRHGVLLRDRSTDPGCVGFVRITIGVEDHVTLGLAALKASLQEIGWKKEQASESASQQVGSEDREFE; via the coding sequence ATGAGTCTTGCTACCGATATGGTTACAGATAAAAATATTGTTCAGCCGCGTAAAGCAGTATTAGAGATGCCGGAGTATCACCCGCCACTCGCTGGACGGGATGCTTTACGCCTGGACTTTAACGAGAACACATTCGCTCCCTCGCCGCGTGTGATGGAGACGTTGTTGGCGCTGACGGCGGAGGGACTGACGAAATATCCCGAAAGGGAGCCGGTGGAAAGAATTGTCGCGACGCACTTCGGATTGAAAACGGAAGAGGTGCTACTGACGAACGGCGTCGATGAGGCGATTCACCTGATGTGTGTGGCGTTTCTCGAGGCGGATGACGAAGCGCTGATTGCCACTCCAACGTTTTTTATGTATGACGTGAGCATCAAAATGATGACGCCTCATCTGCGAAAGGTGCAGGCAGATGCGACGATGGAGTTTCCATTCCAGCGATTTATATCCGCCATTACGGAGAAGACAAAGCTGATTATCGTTGCTTCTCCGAACAACCCGACGGGTGCTGCAGTGAGCAGGGGGAACCTACTGGCGATCGCCGCTGCGGCGCCTCAGGCTGTAGTGATGGTTGATGAAGCTTACTATCACTTTCACGGCGAATCGACGATGGAAGATCTGGTGACGGTGCCGAATCTGATCGTGGCCAGGACGTTTTCAAAGGCTTATGGACTGGCGAATCTGCGCGTTGGCATGTTGGCTGGGAATGCAGAGCTTCTAAAGAGTGTGCGGAAGGTGTCTTCTCCGTACAACGTGAATGGAGTAGCGCTGGCTTGTCTGCCGGCTGCGATTGCCGACGAGGGATACCTTTCCTGGTATGCCGAGCAAGTTCGTGCCGGCCGAGAGCGCATGATGGAAGGGCTGCGAGAGCTGGGGGTTCCCTTCTTTCCCAGTCATGCGAACTTTGTCTTGATGAATATTGGGCCAAGGCATGCGGTGCTGGTGGACGCGATGAGAAGGCACGGTGTTCTATTGCGCGATCGATCTACTGATCCTGGATGTGTGGGTTTTGTGCGTATCACTATCGGGGTCGAAGACCACGTAACGCTTGGACTGGCGGCGCTGAAGGCCTCGCTGCAGGAGATTGGATGGAAGAAGGAGCAGGCGAGCGAGTCGGCGAGTCAGCAAGTCGGCAGTGAAGATAGGG
- the hisD gene encoding histidinol dehydrogenase — protein sequence MKLVRTFGRGKAAADALIESLERRGAVNTARVEPVVRRILAAVRRGGDRALLKYAAEFDGLAKGQSLLVSRDEMKAAWDSTAPALQAAMMVARGNILAFAEAQLPREWTISPVDGVRTGQIVRPLGSVGCYVPGGRYPLPSTLLMTVIPSQVAGVERIVVCSPKPAKETMAAAWLAGVTELYRVGGAQAIAAMAYGTAAIERVDKIVGPGNLYVTAAKVLVSDECGIDMPAGPTEIVVTSESGDAEGIAADLVAQAEHDTETLAVLITSKEALAKRVAVEVKLRARSNSIAKQSLAARGCIFVTSSVRDAQELTNRLAPEHLSVDSETDLKWVRNAGSIFVGEYTPQSMGDYVSGPNHVLPTGRYGRIRGGLSVMDLVKVITVQQYTKAGLKKMGPHAVALAEAEGLKGHAESVLVRMR from the coding sequence ATGAAGCTGGTAAGGACCTTTGGCCGTGGCAAAGCTGCGGCGGATGCGTTAATTGAGTCGCTGGAACGACGAGGCGCTGTGAATACGGCGCGGGTGGAGCCGGTGGTGCGACGCATTCTCGCAGCGGTGCGTAGGGGGGGCGATCGAGCTTTACTGAAGTACGCTGCGGAGTTTGATGGGCTTGCAAAGGGTCAGTCGCTGCTGGTGTCTCGTGATGAGATGAAGGCTGCATGGGATTCGACTGCGCCAGCGCTGCAAGCGGCGATGATGGTGGCGCGGGGAAATATTCTGGCGTTCGCCGAGGCGCAGTTGCCCCGGGAGTGGACGATCTCTCCAGTAGATGGAGTCAGGACGGGACAGATTGTGCGGCCGCTGGGCAGCGTTGGTTGCTACGTGCCAGGGGGACGCTATCCGCTGCCTTCGACGTTGTTGATGACGGTGATCCCCTCACAGGTCGCGGGGGTGGAACGGATTGTGGTGTGCTCGCCGAAGCCTGCAAAAGAGACGATGGCTGCGGCTTGGCTGGCTGGGGTGACGGAGCTTTATCGAGTTGGCGGGGCGCAGGCGATTGCGGCGATGGCTTATGGCACGGCTGCGATTGAGCGCGTCGACAAGATCGTTGGACCGGGAAATCTGTATGTGACGGCGGCGAAGGTGTTGGTTTCGGATGAGTGCGGGATCGATATGCCGGCGGGCCCAACGGAGATTGTAGTGACGAGTGAATCTGGGGACGCAGAGGGGATCGCGGCAGATCTAGTTGCTCAGGCAGAGCACGACACGGAGACGCTGGCGGTCCTGATCACGAGTAAAGAAGCTTTGGCCAAGAGGGTTGCAGTTGAGGTGAAGCTGCGAGCGCGCAGCAATTCCATCGCAAAGCAGTCCTTGGCGGCGCGGGGATGCATATTTGTAACATCTTCGGTTCGCGATGCGCAAGAGCTGACAAATCGGCTCGCACCGGAACATCTGAGTGTTGACTCGGAGACTGATCTGAAGTGGGTTCGCAACGCTGGGTCCATCTTTGTTGGCGAGTACACGCCGCAATCGATGGGAGATTATGTCTCTGGCCCTAATCATGTGTTACCTACAGGACGCTACGGACGAATCCGGGGAGGCTTGAGTGTGATGGATCTTGTAAAAGTGATTACGGTTCAGCAGTACACGAAAGCGGGGTTAAAGAAGATGGGACCCCATGCAGTTGCGCTAGCTGAAGCTGAGGGACTGAAAGGGCATGCAGAGAGCGTGCTGGTGAGGATGAGATGA
- the hisG gene encoding ATP phosphoribosyltransferase yields MSETKRLKLGIPKGSLQDATIALFERAGWRIFANGRSYFPSIDDAEIECMLVRAQEMARYVEHGALDAGLTGNDWVLENETDVKYVTSLTYSKQSRQKVKWVLAVPEDSPFQKPEDLAGKIIATELVEFTKRYFAEKKIPVTVEFSWGATEVKPPTLADAIVEVTETGSSLRANRLRIIETLMESETQLIANKTAYKDAWKREKIENISLMLNAAIAAQGRVGLMLNARKADLEKIVGELPALNSPTVSQLSDQEWVALNTILDEALVREVIPKLKAAGATGIVEYPLSKVVL; encoded by the coding sequence GTGAGCGAGACGAAGCGACTGAAGCTGGGAATTCCGAAGGGCAGTTTGCAGGATGCGACGATTGCCCTGTTTGAGCGGGCTGGTTGGCGGATCTTCGCGAACGGGAGGAGCTACTTCCCTTCTATCGACGACGCGGAGATTGAGTGCATGCTGGTGCGGGCACAGGAGATGGCGCGGTACGTGGAGCATGGGGCGCTCGATGCTGGACTGACGGGCAACGACTGGGTGCTTGAGAATGAGACCGACGTGAAGTATGTCACGAGTCTGACGTACTCGAAGCAAAGCCGGCAGAAGGTGAAGTGGGTGCTGGCGGTGCCAGAGGATTCGCCGTTCCAGAAGCCGGAGGATCTGGCGGGCAAGATTATTGCTACGGAGCTGGTTGAGTTTACGAAGCGCTACTTTGCCGAAAAGAAGATACCGGTGACGGTGGAGTTTAGCTGGGGGGCGACGGAAGTGAAGCCTCCTACGCTGGCGGATGCAATTGTGGAGGTGACAGAGACGGGTTCGTCGCTGCGGGCGAACCGGCTGAGGATTATCGAGACGCTGATGGAGAGCGAGACGCAGTTGATTGCGAATAAGACGGCGTACAAAGATGCGTGGAAGCGGGAGAAGATTGAGAATATCTCGCTGATGCTGAATGCAGCGATTGCTGCGCAGGGACGGGTCGGTTTGATGCTGAATGCGCGAAAGGCTGATCTGGAGAAGATCGTAGGTGAATTACCTGCGTTGAATTCGCCGACAGTGTCGCAGCTGAGCGATCAGGAGTGGGTTGCGCTGAATACGATTTTGGATGAAGCGTTGGTTCGCGAGGTGATTCCGAAGCTGAAGGCTGCGGGAGCTACTGGAATTGTTGAGTATCCGCTGAGTAAGGTTGTGTTGTAA
- the hisI gene encoding phosphoribosyl-AMP cyclohydrolase, producing the protein MDTVRIDFAKMDGLVPGIVQDAKTGEMLMLGFLNEMSYVKTLESGFVTFWSRTRQKLWMKGETSGNRLRVIEASTDCDNDALLFKVQVEGDGLVCHEGTVSCFTKNIAMEAK; encoded by the coding sequence ATCGATACCGTGAGGATAGATTTTGCAAAGATGGATGGGCTGGTTCCGGGGATTGTTCAGGATGCGAAGACCGGGGAGATGCTAATGCTCGGTTTTTTGAATGAGATGAGCTACGTGAAGACGCTTGAGAGCGGGTTTGTCACATTCTGGAGCCGGACTCGGCAGAAGCTTTGGATGAAGGGCGAGACGAGCGGCAATCGGCTGCGGGTGATTGAAGCCTCGACCGACTGTGACAACGATGCGCTGCTATTCAAGGTGCAAGTGGAAGGGGATGGGCTGGTTTGTCACGAGGGTACGGTGAGCTGCTTTACGAAGAATATTGCAATGGAGGCGAAGTGA
- a CDS encoding ComEA family DNA-binding protein: MLNLRHKLLAAALLLSVAPIFSVAQGSKAGTPAAAAATAPLDINTATADQLKAFPGIGDAYSKRIIDGRPYTAKNQLVTKGVLPQATYNKIKDQIIASHPKK, translated from the coding sequence ATGCTCAATCTGCGCCACAAACTTCTCGCCGCAGCACTATTGCTCTCCGTCGCCCCGATTTTCTCGGTCGCCCAGGGATCCAAAGCAGGCACACCCGCCGCAGCCGCAGCCACGGCACCGCTGGACATCAACACCGCCACCGCCGACCAACTCAAGGCCTTCCCGGGTATTGGCGATGCCTACTCCAAGCGCATCATCGACGGCCGCCCCTACACCGCAAAGAATCAGCTCGTCACCAAGGGCGTCCTCCCGCAGGCCACCTACAACAAGATCAAGGACCAGATCATCGCCAGCCACCCCAAGAAATAG
- a CDS encoding PP2C family protein-serine/threonine phosphatase: MRLATTTNLREEALAAGLKPFDTVLTINGQPYTSRSMLLGQIRSTSPGDTMSITYRRGADAAIRSTSIRLAAVQYRKRSPLENAINVVVPVLPFFCLLLGMWVVFARPRNLNAWLILGVLGYFNALIINPTLITGPYLLVVALIWNIVAQSAMPICLMFFGVYFPERSQLDIKLPWVKWFIAIPLMLLTSTDFIANYGDMWSFASISWIAPYIFDINVAENILSALAISWFFFNLGPKIGQATGDARRRLRILYFGASIGLTPFFLVLLYSLYKRTDFGQGIPEWVNIAVFFILLLFPLSLAYVVVVQRAMDLRIIIRQGTRYAFARESLTMIRVALAIWMAFSLNDFFRHPDHQRNDIIRIFLIIGVFFAFRFLLSNRLQKMIDQRFFREAYSTEQLLSELSDEARNFTEVTPLLETITRRLGSTLHIDRIAVFLRSGDTYHLELATGMPMVAGAAQIFSLPAASTTITTLSRAKAPANVYRDDPSSWLIDATDAERNALNDLSTELLVPLPGRTRLAGVIALGPKSSQEPYSKTDRQLLQTIASQTGLALENAELFENLTTEVTHRERISRELEIAREVQERLFPQTCPKVSGVDLAGFCRPAQVVGGDYYDFFLLPSTSADEAPLALALGDISGKGISASLVMASLRASLRSIAGLRQGDLGTLISRVNDMVYESSTASRYATFFYAEYDPVNHLLTYVNAGHNPPYVLRGAETIALEATGTVVGLLAHSEYSQATLQLHPGDVLLAFTDGISEAMNHSDEEWGEDNMLASARHLLSRPDCTTTADQLLTCIFDAADKFTDGAPQHDDMTLLVCTIGRTHA; the protein is encoded by the coding sequence ATGCGTTTGGCCACAACGACCAACCTCCGCGAAGAGGCTCTTGCCGCCGGCCTCAAACCCTTCGATACCGTGCTCACAATCAACGGCCAGCCGTACACCAGCCGCAGTATGCTTCTCGGTCAAATTCGTAGCACTTCGCCGGGCGACACAATGTCCATTACCTATCGCCGCGGCGCCGACGCAGCAATCAGATCGACGAGCATTCGGCTGGCTGCGGTCCAGTACAGGAAGCGGTCGCCCCTCGAAAACGCAATCAACGTGGTGGTCCCCGTACTGCCCTTCTTCTGTCTTCTCCTGGGTATGTGGGTGGTCTTTGCTCGTCCGAGAAATCTAAACGCTTGGCTGATTCTGGGCGTTCTCGGCTACTTCAACGCTCTCATCATCAACCCGACCCTGATCACCGGACCCTATCTTTTGGTCGTCGCTTTGATCTGGAACATCGTGGCTCAATCTGCCATGCCAATCTGCCTCATGTTCTTCGGGGTCTACTTTCCCGAGCGTTCACAACTCGATATCAAACTGCCCTGGGTCAAATGGTTCATAGCGATTCCGCTCATGCTCCTGACCTCCACGGATTTCATCGCCAACTACGGCGACATGTGGAGCTTTGCTTCGATCTCGTGGATAGCGCCTTATATCTTCGACATCAACGTAGCTGAAAATATCCTCAGCGCCCTGGCAATCAGTTGGTTCTTCTTTAATCTGGGTCCAAAGATCGGGCAGGCCACCGGAGATGCCCGCCGCCGCCTCCGCATCCTCTACTTTGGGGCTTCTATCGGTCTCACGCCGTTCTTTCTCGTTCTCCTGTACTCCCTCTACAAACGAACCGACTTCGGTCAGGGCATACCTGAGTGGGTCAATATCGCTGTATTCTTCATTCTTCTTCTGTTCCCGCTCTCTCTTGCTTACGTTGTCGTCGTACAGCGTGCAATGGACCTTCGCATCATCATCCGCCAGGGAACCCGCTACGCCTTCGCCCGCGAATCTCTCACGATGATAAGAGTTGCGCTTGCTATCTGGATGGCCTTCTCCCTCAACGACTTCTTCAGACACCCGGATCATCAGCGCAACGACATCATCCGCATCTTCCTCATCATCGGAGTCTTCTTCGCCTTCCGCTTTCTCCTCTCGAATCGCCTGCAAAAGATGATTGACCAGCGCTTCTTCCGCGAGGCCTACTCCACCGAGCAGCTCCTCTCCGAGCTCTCCGACGAAGCCCGCAACTTCACTGAAGTCACCCCGCTCCTCGAAACCATCACACGCCGCCTCGGCTCCACCCTCCACATCGACCGCATCGCCGTCTTCCTTCGCTCCGGTGATACCTATCATCTCGAGCTAGCCACCGGAATGCCCATGGTCGCCGGCGCAGCCCAGATCTTCTCACTTCCGGCGGCCTCAACCACCATCACCACACTCAGCCGCGCCAAAGCCCCTGCCAATGTCTATCGCGACGATCCCTCCAGCTGGCTCATCGACGCCACCGACGCCGAACGTAACGCCCTCAACGATCTCTCCACCGAACTTCTCGTCCCTCTGCCCGGCCGCACCCGTCTCGCCGGAGTCATCGCTCTCGGCCCCAAGAGCTCCCAGGAGCCGTACAGCAAAACCGACCGCCAGCTCCTCCAGACCATCGCCTCCCAAACCGGCCTCGCTCTTGAAAACGCCGAGCTATTTGAAAACCTCACCACAGAGGTCACTCATCGCGAACGCATCTCCCGCGAGCTCGAGATCGCCCGTGAGGTTCAGGAGCGCCTCTTTCCGCAGACTTGTCCCAAAGTCTCCGGCGTCGACCTCGCTGGCTTCTGTCGTCCAGCGCAGGTCGTCGGCGGCGACTACTACGACTTTTTTCTCCTTCCCTCAACCTCCGCAGACGAAGCTCCTCTCGCTCTCGCACTCGGCGACATCTCAGGCAAGGGCATCTCCGCCTCTCTTGTCATGGCTAGCCTCCGCGCCAGCCTTCGCAGCATCGCCGGCCTGCGGCAGGGTGATCTGGGTACTCTGATCTCCCGCGTCAACGACATGGTCTATGAGTCCTCCACCGCCAGCCGCTACGCCACCTTCTTCTACGCCGAATATGATCCCGTCAACCATCTCCTCACCTACGTCAACGCCGGACACAACCCGCCCTACGTCCTCCGTGGCGCCGAAACCATCGCTCTCGAAGCCACCGGAACGGTAGTAGGCCTTCTCGCTCACTCCGAATACTCCCAGGCCACCCTCCAACTACATCCCGGCGATGTTCTCCTCGCCTTCACCGACGGCATCTCCGAAGCCATGAACCACAGCGACGAAGAGTGGGGCGAAGACAACATGCTTGCCTCCGCCAGACACCTCCTCTCTCGCCCTGACTGCACCACAACCGCCGACCAGCTCCTCACCTGCATCTTCGACGCCGCCGACAAATTCACCGACGGCGCTCCTCAACACGACGACATGACCCTCCTCGTCTGCACCATCGGCCGCACCCACGCTTAG
- a CDS encoding DUF4397 domain-containing protein — translation MVRRFMFNITSLVRPITRVVGAAALLLALTGCGAIISSTPVPQLRVVTASPDAPRLDIYQGPNALAHNLGFGTVTSYIPLSPGNETIAANTAGTRQVLSASKANFATSGQYTVLIGSTAASLQQLTLTDQSQPAPAGQIALRFLNQATHSGPIDIYLVPAGQRLVAVAPTVTNTLFGANTGYLNLPAGAYSLVAMPAGTIPPAPPLAIYNGPQVTYASGAARTIILIDPQQPSAPGLQVITASDFDPAAN, via the coding sequence ATGGTTCGACGATTTATGTTCAACATCACTTCACTCGTCCGTCCCATCACCCGTGTCGTTGGAGCCGCAGCGCTCTTGCTCGCACTTACCGGTTGCGGCGCCATCATCAGCAGTACCCCCGTGCCCCAGCTGCGCGTCGTCACGGCCTCACCCGACGCTCCTAGACTCGATATCTACCAGGGCCCCAACGCACTCGCTCACAATCTCGGCTTCGGCACCGTCACCTCCTACATTCCCCTTTCGCCCGGCAACGAAACAATCGCCGCCAACACCGCCGGAACCAGGCAGGTCCTCTCCGCATCCAAGGCGAACTTCGCGACCTCCGGCCAGTACACGGTTCTGATCGGCAGCACCGCCGCCAGCCTGCAGCAGCTCACCCTCACCGACCAGAGCCAGCCCGCTCCCGCCGGCCAGATCGCACTCCGTTTCCTCAACCAGGCCACCCACTCCGGCCCCATCGACATCTACCTCGTCCCCGCCGGCCAGAGACTCGTCGCAGTCGCCCCCACAGTCACCAACACTCTCTTCGGAGCCAACACCGGCTACCTCAACCTCCCGGCGGGCGCCTACTCCTTGGTCGCGATGCCCGCCGGAACCATTCCACCCGCGCCACCTCTCGCGATCTACAACGGCCCCCAGGTCACCTATGCCTCAGGCGCGGCCCGCACCATCATCCTGATCGACCCGCAGCAGCCTTCCGCACCTGGCCTCCAGGTCATCACGGCCAGCGACTTTGATCCCGCCGCCAATTAG
- the ahcY gene encoding adenosylhomocysteinase, whose product MATATVDKAAAGADYKVADISLADFGRKEIEIAEQEMPGLMSIRNKYAAGKPLAGVRVTGSLHMTIQTAVLIETMVALGAKVRWASCNIFSTQDHAAAAIAAAGVAVFAWKGETLEEFWWCTNESLKFPDGKGGLLGPQLVIDDGGDVTLLIHKGVELEKGAAAGAKDQWVDSPSSSTEEDVIKALLKKVHAETPTRWQDVAKEWRGVSEETTTGVHRLYKMLEKGTLLVPAINVNDSVTKSKFDNLYGCRESLVDGIKRATDVMVAGKVAVVCGYGDVGKGSAASLRGLGARVVVTEIDPINALQAAMEGYEVTTIEETLGRGDIYVTCTGNVDIITVEHMKLMKDQAIVCNIGHFDNEIQMEPLNALKGVKKLNIKPQVDKYTFENGNSIFVLAEGRLVNLGCATGHPSFVMSNSFANQTLAQLDLWKNKDTYKIGIYILPKKLDEEVARLHLEKIGVKLTTLSKKQADYLSVPVEGPYKADHYRY is encoded by the coding sequence ATGGCGACAGCGACAGTCGATAAGGCAGCAGCAGGGGCGGATTACAAGGTAGCCGACATTTCTCTGGCGGATTTTGGCCGGAAGGAGATTGAGATCGCCGAGCAGGAGATGCCCGGGTTGATGTCGATCCGCAACAAGTATGCCGCGGGGAAGCCGCTGGCTGGCGTTCGCGTGACCGGCTCGCTGCATATGACGATCCAGACGGCTGTGCTGATTGAGACGATGGTAGCGCTGGGCGCGAAGGTTCGCTGGGCGAGCTGCAATATCTTCTCGACCCAGGACCATGCAGCGGCTGCGATTGCGGCGGCGGGTGTGGCGGTGTTTGCCTGGAAGGGCGAGACACTGGAGGAGTTCTGGTGGTGCACGAATGAGTCACTGAAGTTCCCTGACGGCAAGGGTGGATTGCTGGGGCCGCAGCTTGTGATCGACGATGGCGGCGATGTGACGCTGCTGATCCACAAGGGCGTCGAGTTGGAGAAGGGTGCCGCGGCCGGAGCAAAGGACCAGTGGGTTGATTCGCCTTCGAGCTCGACCGAAGAGGATGTGATCAAAGCTCTGTTGAAGAAGGTACATGCGGAGACTCCGACACGCTGGCAGGATGTGGCGAAGGAGTGGCGCGGCGTCTCCGAGGAGACGACAACGGGCGTTCACCGGCTCTACAAGATGCTGGAGAAGGGCACGCTGCTGGTTCCGGCGATCAACGTCAATGATTCGGTGACGAAGTCGAAGTTCGATAACCTGTATGGCTGCCGCGAGTCGCTGGTGGATGGCATCAAGCGCGCGACCGATGTGATGGTTGCGGGTAAGGTTGCGGTGGTCTGCGGTTATGGCGATGTGGGCAAGGGCTCGGCAGCTTCGCTGCGTGGGCTGGGGGCGCGAGTGGTCGTGACGGAGATCGATCCGATCAATGCGCTGCAGGCTGCGATGGAGGGCTATGAGGTCACGACGATTGAGGAGACTCTTGGTCGTGGCGATATCTACGTGACCTGCACGGGGAACGTGGACATCATCACGGTGGAACACATGAAGCTGATGAAGGACCAGGCGATCGTGTGCAACATCGGCCACTTCGACAACGAGATTCAGATGGAGCCGCTGAATGCGCTAAAGGGCGTGAAGAAGCTGAACATCAAACCGCAGGTAGACAAGTACACGTTCGAGAACGGCAACAGCATCTTCGTTCTAGCTGAGGGCCGGCTTGTGAACCTGGGCTGTGCGACCGGGCATCCGAGCTTTGTGATGTCGAATAGCTTTGCGAACCAGACGCTGGCTCAGCTTGATCTGTGGAAGAACAAGGATACCTACAAGATCGGGATCTACATTCTTCCGAAGAAGCTGGACGAAGAGGTTGCACGGCTGCACCTGGAGAAGATCGGCGTGAAGCTGACGACGCTCTCCAAGAAGCAGGCAGATTACCTGAGCGTTCCGGTGGAAGGACCTTACAAGGCGGATCACTACCGGTACTAA
- a CDS encoding MFS transporter — translation MESTATVDGRALYSKITWRLIPYIFLLYIVAYLDRVNVGFAAYDLQRDLHFSNTVYGTGAGIFFLGSVLFDLPSNLMLTRVGARIWIARIMISWGVISTCMMFMHSKESFYVLRFLLGVSEAGFFPGMIIYLTYWFPTQERARAVAKFMTATSLAGVVGGPLSSYLLKLDGVGGLAGWQWLFVSEGVPTVLLGISVLFVLKDGPANAGWLRPEERTWLEGELQRDKELSGASTHHRLLDAFRLPALWVLAGVYFVSQVGVYIVNLWMPLILQSFSHGGDRDAILIARYATFPYLAAAAMTVVVGWSSDKRKERRWHIAGCLTLSAVGFAWAAWAHALVVALCAMTLAAIGLWSMMGPFWTLATSMLSGTAAAGAVAILQMVGGVGGFAGPYMTGRLRDATQSFTGGLYLISAMALGAAGLALVARNRQTPIVK, via the coding sequence ATGGAATCGACGGCGACGGTGGATGGGCGGGCGCTTTACTCGAAGATTACTTGGCGGCTGATTCCTTATATTTTTCTGCTTTACATTGTGGCTTATCTGGACCGGGTGAATGTGGGATTTGCTGCTTATGATCTGCAGCGGGATCTTCACTTCAGCAACACGGTGTATGGGACGGGCGCGGGGATTTTTTTTCTGGGGTCGGTGCTGTTCGATCTGCCTAGCAATTTGATGTTGACGCGCGTGGGGGCGCGGATATGGATTGCGCGGATCATGATCTCGTGGGGTGTGATCTCGACCTGCATGATGTTTATGCACTCGAAGGAGTCGTTCTATGTGCTGCGGTTTCTGCTGGGGGTGAGTGAGGCGGGATTTTTTCCGGGGATGATTATTTATCTGACGTACTGGTTTCCTACACAGGAGCGGGCGCGGGCGGTGGCGAAGTTTATGACGGCGACGTCGCTGGCGGGAGTGGTGGGTGGACCGCTGTCGAGTTATCTGCTGAAGCTGGATGGTGTGGGTGGGTTGGCAGGGTGGCAGTGGTTGTTTGTGTCGGAGGGAGTTCCTACGGTGCTGCTGGGGATTTCGGTTTTGTTTGTGCTAAAGGATGGACCGGCGAATGCGGGTTGGCTGCGGCCTGAAGAGCGCACATGGCTTGAGGGGGAGTTGCAGCGGGATAAGGAGCTGTCTGGTGCTTCGACACACCATCGGCTGCTCGATGCGTTTCGGCTGCCAGCTTTGTGGGTGCTGGCGGGTGTTTATTTTGTGAGCCAGGTGGGCGTGTATATCGTGAACCTTTGGATGCCGCTTATTCTGCAGAGCTTTTCGCATGGTGGGGACAGGGATGCAATTTTGATCGCGCGGTATGCGACGTTTCCTTATCTTGCTGCGGCGGCGATGACGGTGGTGGTGGGGTGGAGTTCGGATAAGCGGAAGGAGCGACGATGGCATATCGCTGGGTGCCTGACGTTGTCGGCGGTGGGGTTTGCTTGGGCGGCTTGGGCACATGCGCTGGTTGTGGCTTTGTGTGCAATGACGCTGGCGGCTATTGGGCTCTGGAGCATGATGGGGCCGTTCTGGACGCTGGCGACAAGCATGTTGAGTGGGACAGCGGCGGCGGGGGCTGTGGCGATTCTGCAGATGGTGGGTGGCGTAGGCGGATTTGCGGGCCCCTATATGACCGGGCGGCTGAGGGATGCTACGCAGAGCTTTACCGGCGGACTTTATTTGATTAGTGCCATGGCTCTTGGTGCGGCGGGGCTGGCTTTGGTGGCTAGGAATCGACAGACGCCGATTGTTAAATGA